The Engystomops pustulosus chromosome 3, aEngPut4.maternal, whole genome shotgun sequence region aaggtgtctgtaatgaagctttattgataatccttggtcccattacagcaaaaaatcttAACTCCAAATGtccctggggccaaattttttttttgtctggatctaaaattataaaatatacagtttcgacttacatacaaattcaacttaagaacaaacctccggaccccatcttgtatgtaacccggggactgcctgtactgtccaCAAAATCACCTTTATAATATCTTTCAACATTACAGTGCAAGCTACAGAGTctaaacacacatacagaacaaacTTACTGCTCATCGTAGGTGGAATCTGAAACTTGAAGAACAGATGCTTGGAAATCCTGTATTACagactaataaaaaaagaaagaatgaaTACCCAACATATAAAAGGCAAACAACAAGAAGAAATGCCTTACACCATCCCCTTGAacttacactgcacatataattgtgCCACGAGCGAGTGACCTGAGGTAGCTTCTCTTTTCTCTTCCAGTTAGCTGGAGCCCCCTCCCGTACTGCTTCCTGAaatatcccaaaaaaaaaaaaatcatctcaaCATGGGGAAAAATTCTGCCAAGTTACACCTAATATGAATAAACTAATATTTCTTACCTTGGAAGCAATCATATACGGAGGGATCAAGTCCACACCCATCTCTTGAAATAGCTCCCTACACTGCATAGTAATGAAATCTCCAGCCAGAGGAGATTTTACAATCCCTACAAAAAGgccagaaataaaaataagagATTGAactccataaaatacatacaagtcTCTTTACCATGCCATTCACTGTGTGCTGCACGTAGATGAGCCAGGAGCAATACCAGCATTGCACTGATTGGCTGTGCCATCACCAGCCTGTGACAAATACTTCTCTACCCCTTATACAAGTCAATGCCCTGGGATGTTTGCATGATTGAAATTATTTATCTATTCATTTCTGGGTCCATCACAGAACCTCACAAACGGGAAGCAAATAAACCAAACACTGAAAACTGCTAAAGATGGCCGTAATACCTAGGAGTCtaatatacttgtatatacattCTACAGTAGTCATATAGTAGTTCTGGTTGTCAATGTTCCACAACATTTTCGCATTCTCTTGTGTCTGCAGACATAAAGCATCTTGTCATTACAGAGTTGTGGTTTTTTACCTTGCTGAAGTACATATCCATCATGTACTGGAATGGCTGTAGTGTGTGTGGAACCACTATCCAAGATCAGACCCGTAGATCGACCATTAGCAAAGCTAATAGAGAGTGAAGGAATCatcaaaagaaaagagaaaagacAGCAACCTATGTAGCTGAATTAGGTGATGCACACAGCCCAAGATCCTGGTGTACAAGATCCAACGTCCTTTACAAAATAAGAAAAGGCCACAGCATCATATGTTGCAAAGAAGGTGGTAAACCTCCACACGAGCATGAAAAAAGTAGCAACGAAGGAATCATTAAGTCATTAAGAGAGGCTGAAGACCCTCCTGCGGCAgcacttttttgttttatggaggcagtccccgggttacgtacaagataggttctgtcgtattgtatgtaagtcggaactgtatatgttataattgtaaccccagacagaatttttttggtctctgtgacaattggatttttaaaaatgttggattgtcataagaaccaggattaacaataaagcttaattgtagacacctttaataactgttatagctgtttattgtggccCAAGGATGAAGTAAAGTACtgtaacaatatccagaggtctgtttgtaactaggggtcgtctgtaagtcaggtgttcttaaatagggaacCGCTTTTACATTACTTCTTGTGAAAGAAGCAGTCATACTCAATATCATATGGCCAAACATGCTCACTTTGTATTTAAACTTATAAAGGTGGCAAAAGTGGTGCAAAAGAGGTAATTTGCACCCCTCAGACACCTCTACTATCTTTTTAGATTGTAACAGATTCGGGTTTGCATGCTTTTGAATTTGCCCAAACGTGTATGTTTATTGAGATCATTGAATAAGAAGCTTCAGTCCTTCTTGGCACTTTATAGGGATTGTAGGGCCCCTACATACACGGTATGTACTATTTAGGCATGTGAAATGTAGACAATTTTGTGCTTCCCTTTCATATACATTATAGATTATCAATTTACATAGACTTTTTTGCATCAATATTTGGGGTCAAGGTaatctttgaaaaaaaatatatatatatatatatttatatatacacacacaagcagtTAAAATGTTTCTCTCTAAACACTCCTTTCTCGGTTGTAAGCCAATTGGCATGACAGTATCTCAGAGTTCTATTAAAAAGGATACGCAGTGAGGACTGCAGTTTTGCAGAGGAAAAACGCTGGAATATTATAGTGTTCAAACATCAGTTCCGTTAATTTCTCTCGTTTTGGCCTTGTATTCCactaaaaggggaaaaaaaaaaaaaaaacacacaaaacaaatgtaattaactaaaaaaaaaaaaaaaaaaataacacataagTCCATCATTCAGACTTATTAATAAGAACTAAGTGTACTTACAGCAGCCTCGGACATCAGAACCGGATGAAGACTGGCTTCTGACTTAATGTGCGTTTTGTAAGTATGATCTAAGATGGCTTGAAAGCTGTCCCAGTCTTCAACTATTGAAAGCAAAAATTACATTACAGACTAAAAGCTACATCAACTAATTAGGATTCTttggagagagagaaaaaaaacctgtaaCAAGATTAACATGATAATGCAAAGCCTCTGCCGGTACATGACATAAGGAAATCATCTTAGTGATTAACCACTATAAGATCAAGgattttttgtgtttgtgttttaatTCTGTGTCATGCAGTGGGAATCTAGATAAAAGTGTGATTTTGGAGGAATTAATAACTTtccattaaaatttttattggaggcaaaattaaaaaaaatattctgaaatTTAGGCGCCAATTTTCCATTACTGTACAGGGTTAAAGCGGGAAATaattatttctatattttgaGACAGCATTTCCCAATtcatttatgattttacttgagTATTTTTGTGTGTTCTAGAGAAAAGAgagcaatttttatttattttttttttaaagcgtaACTATAAGTTACTGACATAAAAAAAAGTGAGCTAAGATGGGAAGCACCTTTAATAACAattcctgtatcatgctgctgtctTCTTCCAAGCCTGAGATATATCTAGTATGCGGGTGATGTGGGTGGgctcttcctggttgtgacatcagcttaccttcactgaagccagaagaggagagcaTGCTTGTAATTGgtcgatctgaagcatgtgattagtcacttgcttgtgacatcactaaaaGGTCCTTTGCATCGAACCaagtactttcaaatgatgcaggagaagtatgtttgtaattggccggccTGAagtatgtgatgagtcacatactTGTGACATCAATACAGCCCTAAAGACCATCTCAAAAAGCCTCCAAAGTATACTTTGCAGTTGAACTTTAAGCTCTAATTTTTCCCTATTATTTCAGGGTACATGAACTCTATGTGGTCTGATCACTTATGCAATATACAACTGTAGTGCAGTAATTTGAGAATATGCTGCTCTGGTATTACAGTTTACCTCTGGCCATCCAAAACGGGGGCAACACTGTGCACCCATATGCAGCACTGTCATGTCAGGTTGAGAAAGGAATGTCTGTGTCCTCTCTATACACCCTTTCATGACCAACAGATGGATATTTACATCAGCTGGTCATGAAAGGTTTACTGGAGGTCGTTTCTGGGAAAACTGGATGACCGTTAATATAGTCAGTGTAGCAGCTCCTGGAAAGTATATTTCTTATTTTTCTGGTGTCCtgaataacatcacaggaaaaagTTTATTTGTTATAATTCCCTACAAACAGAGTAAAACACTAGATCATTTGTACACTATAAAACAGATCTAGCGTTTTACTGTATTTGTAACGTACAGTCAGAGGATAAATCTTACTCATTCCATTCTTGAGCGGGGAGAAGGCCTCCATGTTTTCCCTTGGTACCCTGAGTGAGTTGGTATCTATGTAGTATGTAGGGCCTCTTGCTTTGTTTTGATCACCATCCGTCTCCATTGGCGTGCTTCCATCATCCCTATCAAGTACTACACCAATAGTTGTAGGGAAATCTACCTGCAATTtacaacaaaaataagaagattaaagAGTGTGCAGTAAACttattatagttttatttatgctctaaactttcttaaaaaaaaaaaaaccaccatgTTTAGTCATGGAGCCGTGCC contains the following coding sequences:
- the LOC140122187 gene encoding actin-like protein 6A, which produces MSGGVYGGDEVGALVFDIGSFSVRAGYAGEDCPKVDFPTTIGVVLDRDDGSTPMETDGDQNKARGPTYYIDTNSLRVPRENMEAFSPLKNGMIEDWDSFQAILDHTYKTHIKSEASLHPVLMSEAAWNTRPKREKLTELMFEHYNIPAFFLCKTAVLTAFANGRSTGLILDSGSTHTTAIPVHDGYVLQQGIVKSPLAGDFITMQCRELFQEMGVDLIPPYMIASKEAVREGAPANWKRKEKLPQVTRSWHNYMCSSVIQDFQASVLQVSDSTYDEQVAAQMPTVHYEFPNGYNCDFGAERLKIPEGLFDPSNVKGLSGNTMLGVSHVVTTSVGMCDIDIRPGLYGSVIVAGGNTLLQGFTDRLTRELSQKTPPSMRLKLIANNTTVERRFSSWIGGSILASLGTFQQMWISKQEYEEGGKQCVERKCP